The region AGGACCCGCGTCCGCAGACCGAAGTACCGCGCGAACCGCCCCCACAGCGGGTTCGCGTCCCCGTCCGCGACCTGGTGAATGCGCACCGGCCAGCCCGCGGACGCCGGTGCGGCCAGCACGAAGTGCTCCGCATAGACATCCCGCGCCAGGGCGTCGTCGCGGTGGGTCTCGATCGCCCGGGCCGCGGCGACCAGGAGAGCGGTCACGCCGACGCCTCCTTCCACACCCTCCGCACCAGCGTTGCGAGGCATTGTGCCGGTCACATCTTCTCCCTCGGGCGAGTCGGGACCACGAACAGCGAGGTGCAGCAATGACGGATCAGCGGCGGACGCAACGGATGCCGCCGCGAAGGATCAACGGTGGACGTACGGATGCCGCGGGCGCCCCGGCCCCCCGGCAGAGCGCCCGGCGGCGCGGCCCCGCGGCCACCCGGCCCCTCCGGCCGGCGGCGTCGCATGCTCATCGGCTCCGCCCCTCCGGGATCAGGACGGGCTTGACCACCAGGCCCGCGTCGCAGTCGCGCTCGGCGTCGTTGATGGCGGCGAGCGGGTACGTACGGATCAGCTCGTCGAAGGGGAACCGCCCGGCCTGCCACAGCCCGGTCAGCCGGGGGATCAGAAGTCCCGGCACCGCGTCCCCCTCGCAGATGTGCGAGATCCTCCTGCCCCGGTCCAGCGCCCCCGGCTCCAGCGGCAGCGCGCTGTGGAGCCGCGCCACCAGACCGAGGTGGCCGGTCGGGCGCAGCGCCCGCAGCGCGTCGTTGACCAGCCGGGCGGAGGCCGTGGTGTCCAGCGCGTACTGCGTCCCGCCATCGGTCAGTTTCCGGATACGGCCCGGTAGATCGGCCGACGCCGCATGCAGCGCGATCGCGCCGAACCGCTCCGCGAGAGCCAGCCGTTCGGGATGCCGGTCCACCGCCACGGCCACCGCCCCGCAGGCGGCAGCCGCCATCACCGCGGCCAGACCCACCGCCCCCGCACCGAAGACCGCGACCGACTCGCCGGGCCCGACACCGAAAGACGTGAGGACCGCCCCGGCACCGGTGAGGAAGCCGCAGCCGAGCGGCCCGAGCAGTTCAATGGGCAGCGCGGGATCGACCCGCACGGCGTTACGGGCCGCCACCACCGCGTACTCCGCGAACGAGGACTGGCCGAACCACCGCGGCGCCAGCGCGTCCCCGGCCGCATCGGTGAACCGCCCGGCTCCCTCCTTGCGCCCCCCGAAGAGGTTGAGCGACGCGAAGGAGTCGCAGTAGGCGGGGGCTGCGGCCATGCAGTTCCGGCAGTGGCCGCAGGAGTCGAAGCTCAGCACGACGTGGTCGCCGCCGGCGAGGCCCGTGTGCGGGCCGCCCGTCTCGACCACGACCCCGGCCCCCTCGTGGCCGAGCACCGCAGGCAGCGGGGAGCGGCCCGCCGAGTGCCGGACCGCGAGATCGGTCCGGCACATCCCGCAGCCCGCGATCCTCACCAGGACCTCGCCGTCGGCCGGCCCCGAGTCCAGGACCACCTCCTCGACGGCGAACCGGCTCTCGTACGAGCGCAGCACCGCCGCACCGAACCTCCTGCTCACGCCTCCTCCGGACGGTGCACGACGAACGGCCTGAGATTCCCGTAGAGCCCCCACGGCCCGCCCGCGACACCCACGCCGCTGTCCTTGATGCCCGCGAAGGGCTGGGCCAGGGACAGTTCCGCGTGGTGGTTGATCCACGCCGTCCCGCACTCCAGCCGGCCGGCCACCGCCTCGGCCCGGTCCAGATCGGTCCCCCACACCGAGCCGCCCAGCCCGAAGCCGGTGTCGTTGGCCGCCTCGACGGCTTCGTCCAGGCTCCCGTACGGCAGCACCGGCAGGACAGGGCCGAACTGCTCCTCCGTCACCACCGGACTGCCCGGCGGGACATCGGCCAGGATCGTCGGGGCGTGGAAGTAGCCCGGCCGGTCCAGCCGGTGGCCCCCGGTCACCGCCCGGCCGCCGTCCGCCAGCGCCCGGGCCGTGTAGCGCTCGACCCTCGCCAGTTGAGGAGCGTTGTTGACCGGGCCCAGCTGCGTACCCGGGTCGAGGCCGGGTCCGACGACCGCGGTCTTCGCGCGCTGCGCGAGAGCCTCGACCACATCGGCGTAGAGCCGGGCCGGGGCGTAGACGCGCTTGACCGCCATACAGACCTGCCCGCAGTTGCGGAACGCCGCCCAGAACAGCCGGTCCGCGACGCGCTCCACATCCACGTCCTCCAGCAGCACGGCGGCGTCGTTACCGCCCAGTTCCAGCGTGACCCGGCCGAGGGACGCCGCCGCGCCCGCCGCGACAGCCCGCCCCGTCGCAACCGAACCGGTGAACGTCACATGCCGGATCCCCCGGTGCGACGCCAGCCGGGCGCCGAGCGGCTCATGACCGGTGACGACCGTCAGCACATCCTGGGGAAGGACCGCGGAGATTACGGACCCCAGCAATCGTGTGGCCAACGGCGTGAAGGGCGACGGCTTGAGCACCACCGTGTTCCCCGCGGCCAGCGCAGGCGCGAACTTCGCCGACGCGAGCTGCAGGGGGAAATTCCACGGAACGATCGCGCCGACCGGGCCGAGCGATCGCCAGCGGACCTCACTGCGCACCGGCCGGCCGTCCCTGATCGGCTGCGGCCCGGGGGCCAGCTCGGCGAAGTAGCGTATACGGGCCGCCGTACGGGCGACCTCCGCGTACGACTCGGCCAACGGCTTGCCCTGCTCACGCGTCAGCAACGGCGCAAGATCCGCCCCGGCCGCCTCCACCGCATCAGCCGCCGCGAGCAGGGCCGTGGCGCGGGCCGCGGGATCGGCCCGCCAGCTCCGCCATGCCCCGTGGGCCCGGCTGACGACGGCGTCCAACTCGTCCGGCTGCTGATCGGGAGCCGTATCGAAGGCCTCGCCCGTCGCCGGATCGAGGACGGCGAAGCGCTCGCCGCGCGTCCCGGGTACGCGGCAGGGCTGACTCATCGGCATGCCGGCGATCAGCTCGCGGCAGCGACGGCAGCCGCGTGTTCCCCGGCATGCCGGTCCATCTCCGCCCGGAAGGCGGCCACCAGCTGCGGCTGGATCCTCCCGGTGTTGCGGTCGCCCCCTTCACAGACCGCCCCGCGCACCCCCACGATGTCCGTGCCCATGGCGGTCAGCGCGCCGAGGTCTCCCGCTTTCACGCTGCCCGCGAGGGCGGCGAGCAGACCGGCCTCGTGGGCCAGCCGGACGAACTCCGCGCAGACCTCCGGCGGTACGTGGTCGAACAGCCGCGTGCCGTCCTTGACCGCGGTGTCGAGCATGGCCGCGTCGGAGCCGGAGCGGCGGGCGATGTCGGGCAGCGCGAGCGGGTTGACGCAGCCGATCCGGTGGGCGTCGGCGTAGCCCGAGGCGACGACGAACGCGTCCGGCCGGTAGTCCTTCACCGCCCGGACGACCCCGCGCATGACGTCGACGGCCTGGTCGGGCGTCGTGCATCCGTAGAGGCCGACCTTGATGTACGTGGCTCCGGAGACGGCCGCGCCGAGTGCCGCCTGGGCCACCGTGCCGGGTTTGTACGGCACGTCGCCCACGGTCGCGGACACCGGTTTGTCCGCCGGGATCGCGTCGCGGATCTCCCTGATGACCCACGGGAAGTTCGCACCGAGCGAGCCCTCGTCGGGCTTCTTGACATCGACGATGTCGAGGTGCTCGGCCGCCTTCGCGCAGTCGAGGGCCTCCTCGACGCTGTCCGGGGAGATGAGAAGCAACAATGCGGACTCCTTCCACCGCAGATCCACCCGGCCGAGAGGCAGGTGTGCGGCGTCGACGGGATTCCTTGCGGTCTGCTCATCATCGCTGCGGCCCCCGGCCGCTGGTAGGGCGCGCGGAGTGCGAACAGGTACCGCCACGGCGTATCCAGTGCGCCGTGCACGCCGGTTCGCACGAAGCGCTTGTTCGGACTGGACCAGGACGGAACGATCGCGCGCGAAGGCTCGCTGGACCGGGTGCCTGCGGCGTCCGCCCCCGTCGTGGACGCCGCCCGCGCTCGTATCACCGAGCGGTTCGGCGCTGCGCGGCTACACAGCGCCCACCCCTCCGCGCGGCACCGCGCTGTCGCCCTGGTCGGCGCACCCACCGCACGGATCGCCGCGAGGGTGCCGGCGTCGGTGCCCGTCGAACCGGTCGAACTCGACGACGCGCTCGCCGCTCTCCGCGGGCGGCTCGACCATCTCCGGGCCTGGACCGCGACAGCCCCGGTCCCCGCCGCCGCCTCCGCCGGAAGCGGCTGCGTGCGGAAACCGGGGCGCCGCAAGGCCGGGCGGGATCAGGCGGAGTAGCCCTTCGGGGGTATCAGCCGGGCGAGCTGGTCGAAGGAGAGCCAGTAGATCTGGTTGCCGCTGAAGGACGCGGGGTCCGCGATGAGAACGGTGCTGTTGGCGTCGTCGTAGCCGATGACGGTGAAGTAGTGGTAGATCGTCCGGTCCGACGGGTAACCGGGGGGCTGATTGCCCGGCGGGGCGACGATGTTGGCGACCAGCGGATAGTTGCGGTCGATGTCGAACACGACGTCGGACCACAGGAGGTTCCGCTGCGCCTGGGTGGGCGGATCGTCCGGCATCTCCTTGCTCTCGTACCAGCCGCCGCCGAGATCGGAGTTGAGCACCTCGGTGACCTGTCCGATCCAGTCGGTGCCGTCCTCGGTGGTACCCAGCTCATCGGCGAGTACGCTCTGGCTGGGCGGTGCGATGCGGGCGGAGAGCGCGATCCGCGTGGCGGCCGGGCCGCACCAGTAACCGGTCTCCTGGACCTGGTAGTCGACCTGGAGCCAGTGCGCACCGGCGGTGCTGCCGGAACGGACGCTCAACCGCGTGCCCGCCTTGCGGTAGCCGCCGGCGACGACCGCGCCGTCCTTCGAGCCGTGCGCCAGTACGGACACGACCGGGACCGCGGGTGCCGCGGACGAGGCCTGGGCCGTGCCGGTGAAGCAGAGAGTTCCGGTGACCAGGGCGGTGATCGTGGCGGACACACGTCTCGTACGCATGGGGGCTCCTGGGGGCAGCAGGTCAGGACGGGAAGGAGCGGCTGCGGGGCGCGCTCAGCCGCGGGTGACAGCAGGGGCCGGCGTGGCGGCTGACCCACCAGGAGCATAAGTGGCGCAAGTTGCGGCTTACTTGGGACGCCGGGGTGCACGACGCCCGCGCTTCGGCGTCGATGTCCGCTCGGACGCGACGTCAGGGACCGGTCGTCACGAAGTACCGCCGGCGAGACCGCCGATGCGGTAGTGCATGACCCGGTAGTTCTGGTTGTCGTACCACTGGCTGACGGCGATGTGGAAGTCGCCCGTCGTGGAGCCGGGGACGATGAAGCCGCCGTACGGACTGGCGACGGCGTTGCCGTACTCGGCCCCCGGGACGGTCGGCACGATCATCGTCTGCTCGGGCGTGGTGAAGAAGTTGGACGTCGGCTGGGCGAAGAGCTGGACCCGCAGGGACAGTACGTCCATGTTCAGCCAGGTGAAGGCGTATCCGCCGCCCATGGCGCGGAAGCAGATCTCGCCCCATTTGCGCGCGGCGGTGATGGTGGTGGGGTAATTCCCCCACGCCCAGGCGCCGTTCGCATAGCCCCAGGGCTGATACGCGGCGGGCGTGCCCAGTTGGGTCTGCGGGACCCGGTGGAGCAGCAGGTCCGACACCACGTCACGGTTGAAGGCCGTCGACAGGACGTAGCAGTATCCGTCGCCGGCGACCGCGTACGTCTTCTGCTGGAACTGGCCGTTGTACTGGTTGCCGGGGAATTGGCAGAGGTACTGCCAGGTCTCGCCGTTGTCGTCGGACTTCCAGAAGTCGCTGTGGTCGGTCCGGTAGATCACCCCGCGCATGAGGTGCATGTACATCGTGTTCCCGATGGTGAACACGTCCGACGGGATGGCCGTCGTACCGCCGGCGTGGCCCTCGGGCACGAGGCCGCCGGCGTGCGGGCCGCCCACACTGCCGTCGATCGCCAGGGAGGCCGGGGCGCTGCGGCTGGAGCGCAGACCGACCGGGGCGCGCCAGTCCGGGCCGCCCACCCCGCTGCCGTTGAAGGTGTCGCCGCAGACGAACAGCATGGAGCCGTCCGGACACCGTGCCGGGATGCCGAGGTCGGTCCACGGCGCCGCGAAGCGGCCGGTTTCGGCCGGGCCGGTCAGGTTCTTGATCTTGCTGCCGGCCGGTGCTGCCGCGGGCAGCGCCCCCGCCGCGGCGGCCGCTCCCGGCGTCGCCAGCAGCGTCCCGGCGCCCAGCCCGGCGCCGACGAGGCCGGACAGCACGGTACGGCGGGTGGGCCGGCCGCCGGGTGTGGCGGCCGGGGACGGGCGAGGCCCGGGCGGGGAGGCGGACGGCGGCTGGGACATGGGGACTCCTCGGAATCGGGTGGCCGGTCCGGGCCGGACGCGGCGGTCGCGGCGGACGGCGCCGACGTCGTCCTCGACTCGTCCGTGCGGCATGCGGCCCCCGTAGGGGCGCCGGGTGTACGGGAGTTGCCGGCGATACGGGGAGGCGGACCGTCCGCGCCGCCGGTGGGTTCAGTACAGAGACAGGCCGTAGGCGGCCAGGACTTCGGTGAGCGGCTGGTAGTAACTGGTGCCGCCCGCAGAGCAGTTGCCCGACCCTCCGCTGAACAGGCCGATGGCCGTGGAGCCCGAGAACAGCAGGCCCCCCGTGTCGCCCGGGTCGGTGCAGACGGAGGTGGCGATCAGGCCGCTCACGACCTGCCCGCCGCCGTAGTTGATCGTGGCGTTGAGGGCCTTGACCGTGCCGCAGTGGGTGCCGCTGACAGGGCTCTTGCGGCAGACCTGCTCGCCGACGTAGGGGTTGCCTGCGGACGGGTAGCCGCCCCCGGGGTGCGGCACCGCCGGGTTGTCGTAGCGGATCAGGCCGTAGTCGTTGCCCGGGAAGGACGTGGCGACGGTGGGGCCGATGTACGTGCTGAGGGAGGCGTTCGTGTACCAGGCCGAGGTCCCCTGGGTGCAGTGGCCCGGCATGATGATGTAGTACGTGCTTCCGGCGCGGGCGTTGACCTGCGCCTGGCAGGCGGTGCCGTTGTTGGCGTAGATCATGTCGCCGGCCGAGACCTGGGGTCGTGCCACGCCCCCTGCGGGCGCCGCCGCGGCCGGGCCGCTCGCGACGGCCGCGGCGGCCGCGAACGCGGCGAGGGCGACGGCGGCCAGGCCTGAGCGGCGGGCGGCGGGCCGGGCGGTGAAGCGGTGTCCGATGCTCAACGGAGCCTCCTGGGTGGACAGGTCGCGTCGGTCCTGGCGGGCGCGCCTCATGAGTGCCGGGCGCCACGGTGGCACCCATTCACGGCATGCCCCTGACACGGTGGGGCCAGTATGGGAACGGGCGAGGACAGGCACAAGGGCACAATCGGGCAGGCCCGGCGCGGTGGGCCACGCTGACGGCACCGGCGCGGGCGGCCGGGCGGCTGCCGGGCGGCAGGCTGGCCGCCGCTGTGCCCTGCCGCCGTCCGGCGGTGCCTCCCGCCCGGAAGAACCTGCCCGCGCGGGCAGGTTCTTCCGGGCGGGAGGCACCGCCGACACCGCCGCAGGCGCCGACGTCGTCCGCGAGACGGCCCAGCGGGCAGGAGCCGACATCACCGGGATCGACGGCTCCCACGTCATCATGATCTCGCACTCCGACACCGTCACCCAGGTCGTCCTCAAGGCGCTCAAGAGCGTCAGCCGACCGGAACGGACGGACACGGGCGGGTGGTCCGTTCACCCTTCTGGAGGTCAAACCCGCCGTCCGGCGTCGGCCGCGGCTCGTACGGGGCAGGCATCGTTGCGGGGCCGGGCGACGGGTCCCGGCGCAGGCGTACCGGCACTGGCGCACCCGCGCGGGCGTACCGGCACTGGCGCACCCGCGTCCCGCGACGACGAGGAGGAGCGGCACGATGGCTTCCGACACCCCGCACGGCCCGCCGCCGACCCCGCCGGAAGGCCCACAAGGCCCGGAAGGTCCGCAAGGCCCCGCCGGGAACGGTCCCGGCGGCAGCCACGAGGTCCCCGCGGGCCGCGGCACGCCCGGGTTCGCCGCCGACCTGCGCGACGCGGTGAGCCTGCGCGCGGTGCTGCTGATGGCCGGCGTGCTCGCCCTCCAGCTCGGCTTCATCCTGTCCTACGTCGGCGCCTTCCACTCGCCCAAGCCGCACCACATCGCGGTCGGCGTCGTGGCGCCCGCCCAGGTCGCGGGCAAGCTCACCGGCCGGCTCAACGCGCTGTCCGGCAACCCGTTCAAGGCCCGCGCGGTGCCGACCGCGCGGCAGGCCCGCGACCGGATCCTCGCCCGCGACCTTGACGCGGCGATCGTGGTGAGTCCGCAGACCCGGACCGACACGCTGCTCGTCGCGTCCGCGGCCGGGCCGTCGGTGTCGACCGTCACCACCCAGATCGCGCAGAGGATCGAGACCGGGCAGAACCGGCAGATCCGGATCACCGACCTGCGCGCGCCCGGCCCCAAGGACGGCCGCGGCCTGTCCTCGTTCTACGTCGTGATCGGCTGGATGATCGGCGGCTACCTGGTCGCGGCCATCATGGGCGTGACCGGCGGGACACGGCCGGCGACCGTGCGCCGCACGGGCTTCCGGCTGGCCGGCCTGGTGCCGTACGCGATCCTGTCCGGCCTGGGCGGCGCGCTCATCATCGATCCGGTCCTGGGCGCCCTGACCGGGCACTTCTGGGCGCTGTTCGGTATCGGCGCCCTCATCGTCCTCGCCGCGGGCGCGGCCACCGTCGCCTTCCAGGTGCTGCTGGGTGTGGTCGGTATCGGCCTGGCCATCCTGGTCTTCGTCGTCCTCGGCAACCCCAGCGCGGGCGGCGCGTACCCCAACTCGCTGCTGCCGCCGTTCTGGCGGGCGATCGGCCCCTGGCTGCCGCCGGGCGCGGGCACCACCGCGGTGCGCAACTCCGTCTACTTCGGCGCCCACCACACCACCGGCCCGCTGTGGGTGCTGGCGGTGTACGCGGCGGCCGGCATCCTCGTCGCGCTCGCCGCGTCCGCCCTCCACCTGCGCCGCGCGGCCACCCGCGGCGCCCCGGCCTGACGCCCGGCGGGCGGGGCGCCGCCGGAACGGCTCAGGGGCGCTGGGCGATGTCCTGCGCGTTGTCGGTCGGGCCGGAGCGGGTACGTGAACGGGGTCCGCGAGCGGAAGGTGCGGCGGTAGGTGTCCGAGGCGGCGCTGCGCGCCGGGATCCCTTACGTGGACGTGGCCGCCGAGATCGAGGCATCCTCGATACGTTCGCGCACTTCGCGGACCGCGCCCGTACCGCGGGAACGATCGTCGTGCCCGCGATGGCCTTCTCCGGCGGCCTCGGCGATCTGCTGGCCACCGCCGCGATGGGCGACTGGACGGCGGCCGACGAGGCCCACATCGCGTACGGGCTCAGCAGCTGGCACCCCACCGCCGGGACGCGCGAGGCGGGCGCGGTGTCCCGGGAGCGGCGGGACGGCCGGAGCATCCGCTACGCCGACGGGCGGCTGGAATACCACCGGGACGAGCTGCCGACCCTGGAGTGGCCCTTCCCCGAACCGCTGGGCACCCGGGCCGTCATCGGAGATTTCACGATGGCCGACGTCGTCACCGTGCCCAGCCACCTGGCGATCCCGGACGTGCGCACCTACATGGCGGTCGAGGCGGCGCGGGACCTGTCGGCCCCCGAGACCCCGGCGCCGGCCGCGGCCGACGAGCACGGGCGACCGCGCAGACCTTCCTCATCGATGTCGTCGTACGCTCCGGCGGCAGCGAACGGCGCGCCGTCGCCGGCGGGCGGGACATCTACGCGGTGACCGCCCCGCTCGCGGTGGAAGCGGTCGACCGCGTCCTGAGCGGGCGGATCAGGACGTCTGCGGGAGTCGCCTCCGCCGGCGAGATCTTCGACGCGCCCGGCTTCCTCCGCGCGCTGTCCCCGCACATCCGCCTGGAGTTGCGGCTGTAGCGGGCCGGACGCGCTGTCGCGGGGGTGTCAGCGACGCCGGCGTGTCAGCCGCGCAGGGCCGCGTGGCGCCGCAGGACGTGAACGACGCGGACCGCTGCGAGGATTGTGGCGACCGAAGCGCCCGTGACCAGCAAGAACCTGCCGACAGCGTGCGGAAGGTGCCAGACGGCGGCGGGGCCGGCGATCGCCGCGAACACGACGACGCCGAGGAAGCACGCGCTGAGCAGCGCGTAGCCGATCTCGACGGTGGTCTCGTCCCGCTCGGCCTGGCTCCTCTGCCGTGTCCTCATGGCTCAAGCATGGCATCCGGGCCGCGTGGGGGAACCCTGCGACCGGGCTGCCGCGGCACACCTTCCGGCTCGCGCGCGGGCGGCGCGGAGTCGGTCCACAGGCGGGGGCCGCCCGCGTCGCGCAGGCGGCGCAGGAAGGACAGCACGCCCGCGCTGCCGGTCGCCCAGCCCGGCGCCGGGGCGGCCAAGATGTTGTCGGGGAACAGCGGCCGGCGCAGGGTGCCGCCGCTGCGGGTCAGGATCAGGGCCGCCACGTCCTCGGCGGCGCGGCTCAGCCGGTCGTCGCCGGTGAGCGCCGCCGCGTCGATGAGCAGTTCGCCGACGCCCGACAGTCCGCAACACTGGGAGACCGGGCTCATCCGGGGCGCGAGATCCCGGCAGGCCCAGGCGCACCGCACTCCCAGGTCCGCCGTCCGCGGGTCCTCCTCGTGGCCGCCCAGCTCGATCAGCAGGGTGCCGATCCCGGCGAGTCCGCGGCACCAGGACCCGTAGCGGCGGTGTGCCTCGGGGCGGGCCGCCAGCGCCAGCAACCGCGGTGTGTGCGCGACGAGTTCGGCCAGGCCGCGACGTGCCGCCGCCCCGGCGGCCGGGTCGCCGGTGATGCGGTGGTAGGCGTGCAGGAAGTGGACGACGCCCGCCCGGCCGTGGGCGAAGCCGAACGCGAACGCCGCCTCGGACGCCGCCGCCGAATTCTGCGGTTCCGCGCGCTCCCGCCCGCCCTCGGCGGCCAGCAGCGAGCGGACGCACTCCCCCGCCGCGGCGAGCCGCGCGCCGGCCTCCTCCTCGCGGCCGGCCGCGTCGGCGCGTCGGGCCAGCGCCAGCAGTCCGGTCCCGGCGCCCGCCGCGCCGCCGATCTGGTCGCCGGTGTCGTCGTACGGGCGCGGGCTCGGCGGGGGGACGTACCCCTCGGGGGCGCCGGTCAGCGCGGCGGCGGAGTCGAGGAAGAGGTCGACGCCGGTACGGCCGGTGTGGAGTGCGGCGGTCAGTGCCGGCAGGGCGGGGTGGCGGGCGGTCCGGTGGGCGAGGCCGGTCACGGCCTCGCGTACGCCCGGGTGTTCCATGTGGTGGAGCAGTTCCAGGCCCGCGCCCGCCGCGCCGTCGTAGAGCGTCAGCCCGAAGTTTTGCCGCCCGTGCCGTGACCGCGGGTCCGCGGGCAGTTCGGCGGCGGCGGTCGCGCAGGTCGTGGCGGTGTACGCGATCAGGTCGTCCAGCAGGCCGCGGGTGATCCTCGGCGGCGACGGGAGCCGGCGCCCGCAGGCCGCCGGTGACTGCGGCGCGCGCCACTGCCGTGCGCAGGCGGCGCGTCGTACGGGCTCGGGGTCCAGGAGCCCGGCGACGAATTCACGTGCCGTCCGGTGCGTGGCGCCCGGGAGCGCCGCGGCGAGACAGGCCAGGGTGCGGTCGCGGTTGACGGCGTCGTCCCGGTCGACGACCACCGGGTCCATGCCGGTCAGCGCGAAGTGCAGGGTCGCGCCGAGCGCGTAGAGGTCGTCGCCCGGGCCGGGCGGCCCGCCGGCGCGGTAGGCCGGCATCGAGTAGCCCGGCGTCGCGCCGGCCGGCCGGTCGCCGTGCAGGGCGCTGACGCCGAAGTCGACCAGGTACGCGGTGCCGTCCCCGCCCAGCACCACGTTGGACGGCTTGAGGTCGCCCACGACGACGCCGCGGGCGTGGACACCGTCGAGCACGGCCAGCAGGCGGCGTGCCAGCGCGGCGATTCCGCGGCCGGCCGCGGTCCGGCCCGCGGTACTCGGCTCGTACGGGCCGTGGGCGAGTACGTCGCGGCGCAGGTCGCGGGGGCCGCAGTCGGTGGTGACCAGGTACTCGTCGTCGCCGTGCCGGAGGTGGTCCAGTACCCGGGGGACGCCCTCGACGCCGGACAGGGCCGCCAGGACGGCGTGCTCGTGGCGCAGGCGCCCGCGGGCGTCGACGCCGTCGGGGTCCTCGCCGGCGTAGGCCCTGGCCTGCTTGACGACCACGCGGCTGCCGCCGGCCGCTGTGTCCGCGGCGCGGTAGACGTCGCCGTGCGGGGAGCGGGCGATGCCCGTGGTGAGCCGGTAGCGCCCGCCGATCAGGCGGCCGGTACGGCCCGCGGGCGGCAC is a window of Streptomyces sp. NBC_01477 DNA encoding:
- the lanL gene encoding class IV lanthionine synthetase LanL, whose protein sequence is MAAGTAPADADGSGARLSEAHRTAPSVSGLPGAAAHRPSGPGPERDLEERLAALLAGRGRRLVADDQWLCLFAADPRSGELPLHGWKLHISARADELAHVADLVVPVLLRYACDAKFARDAAVLHAMNSGARDSALVGKAVTVYPRPQDVTALGAELAGLLSGRSGPRVLSDRRIRPDAPVYYRYGPFRAEGADDAALTMTGPDGARFPGRAGTRYRQPPWAADPFRAAVPPAGRTGRLIGGRYRLTTGIARSPHGDVYRAADTAAGGSRVVVKQARAYAGEDPDGVDARGRLRHEHAVLAALSGVEGVPRVLDHLRHGDDEYLVTTDCGPRDLRRDVLAHGPYEPSTAGRTAAGRGIAALARRLLAVLDGVHARGVVVGDLKPSNVVLGGDGTAYLVDFGVSALHGDRPAGATPGYSMPAYRAGGPPGPGDDLYALGATLHFALTGMDPVVVDRDDAVNRDRTLACLAAALPGATHRTAREFVAGLLDPEPVRRAACARQWRAPQSPAACGRRLPSPPRITRGLLDDLIAYTATTCATAAAELPADPRSRHGRQNFGLTLYDGAAGAGLELLHHMEHPGVREAVTGLAHRTARHPALPALTAALHTGRTGVDLFLDSAAALTGAPEGYVPPPSPRPYDDTGDQIGGAAGAGTGLLALARRADAAGREEEAGARLAAAGECVRSLLAAEGGRERAEPQNSAAASEAAFAFGFAHGRAGVVHFLHAYHRITGDPAAGAAARRGLAELVAHTPRLLALAARPEAHRRYGSWCRGLAGIGTLLIELGGHEEDPRTADLGVRCAWACRDLAPRMSPVSQCCGLSGVGELLIDAAALTGDDRLSRAAEDVAALILTRSGGTLRRPLFPDNILAAPAPGWATGSAGVLSFLRRLRDAGGPRLWTDSAPPAREPEGVPRQPGRRVPPRGPDAMLEP